Proteins from one Vibrio pomeroyi genomic window:
- a CDS encoding extracellular solute-binding protein, producing MKFKTLALSCAVALGLGTTAVNAADKEIRFDGFPDFDSSLKVLLPDFEKETGIKVDYLMNNHGDHHTKLTTNLATGSGAGDVIVVDVEKIGPFVGSGGLVNLSENYGADKYEERFAPYAWAQGKGADGDMYGIPVDLGPGVMYYRTDVFEKAGINVEDAIKDWDSYIAAGEKLKEQNVQLIASAADVAQAIIFTTVPEGEGLYFDKDGNPVVTSERFVHAFEVAKEIRDKGLDGRILAWSNEWYEGFRNGTFATQLSGAWLLGHLNNWIAPETKGKWAVENLPDGIYGSWGGSFLSIPTQSDNPDEAWALIEYMTTDREVQLKHFETIAAFPANVTTYDDELFQEEMEFLGGQKARLLFAEVAQNIKPVSPAQGDHVARSIILENALMEVLDEGKDIETALKEAERLIKRRTRNL from the coding sequence ATGAAATTTAAGACCTTGGCGCTTTCATGCGCGGTTGCTTTAGGATTAGGTACAACAGCGGTGAACGCGGCTGACAAAGAGATTCGTTTCGACGGTTTCCCTGATTTCGATAGCAGCCTGAAGGTATTACTGCCTGATTTCGAAAAGGAAACAGGGATCAAAGTTGATTACCTTATGAACAACCACGGTGACCACCACACGAAACTAACCACTAACCTAGCAACGGGCTCTGGTGCAGGTGATGTGATTGTTGTGGACGTTGAGAAAATCGGTCCATTCGTTGGCTCTGGCGGCCTAGTTAACTTGTCTGAAAACTACGGTGCAGATAAATACGAAGAACGATTCGCACCTTACGCATGGGCACAAGGCAAAGGCGCTGACGGCGACATGTACGGCATTCCTGTCGACCTTGGTCCAGGTGTTATGTACTACCGTACCGACGTGTTTGAAAAAGCCGGTATTAATGTAGAAGACGCAATTAAAGATTGGGATTCATACATCGCTGCGGGTGAAAAACTGAAAGAGCAAAACGTACAACTTATCGCTTCAGCAGCCGATGTTGCACAAGCAATCATCTTCACAACGGTTCCTGAAGGCGAAGGTCTTTACTTCGATAAAGATGGCAACCCAGTTGTGACATCTGAGCGTTTTGTTCACGCTTTTGAAGTAGCAAAAGAGATTCGCGACAAAGGCTTAGATGGCCGCATTTTGGCTTGGTCTAACGAATGGTACGAAGGCTTCCGCAACGGCACATTTGCAACTCAACTTTCTGGCGCTTGGCTACTCGGTCACCTAAACAACTGGATCGCACCTGAAACCAAAGGTAAGTGGGCAGTAGAAAACCTACCTGATGGCATCTACGGCAGCTGGGGTGGTTCATTCCTATCTATTCCAACTCAATCTGACAACCCAGATGAAGCTTGGGCGTTGATTGAATACATGACGACTGACCGTGAAGTTCAACTTAAGCACTTCGAAACGATTGCTGCTTTCCCTGCGAACGTAACGACATATGACGATGAGTTGTTCCAAGAAGAGATGGAATTCCTAGGCGGTCAGAAAGCGCGTCTTCTGTTTGCTGAAGTGGCACAGAACATCAAACCAGTATCTCCAGCTCAAGGCGACCACGTTGCACGTTCTATCATCTTAGAGAACGCATTGATGGAAGTGCTTGATGAAGGCAAGGACATCGAGACAGCACTTAAAGAGGCAGAGCGCCTAATCAAGCGTCGTACGCGTAATCTTTAA
- a CDS encoding sugar ABC transporter permease has product MNHTASTTIEPADKSLFSRLNLKALTPYGFLLPFLIIFSVFGIFPLLFSVYLSFHEWNPVQGMDAMQFVGFENYHIALTDPWLWRSLKNTLWLAITSGVAQHLVAIPVAYMLVSMGDRMRHWLTSAYFLPFITSTVAASLIFFNMYSPNSGIINQTLMALADSTLFGWAFAWVNDFQPIRWLDDATMVKPSIAIMVFWKYTGFNIVLYTTGLMTIPKDILEAARMDGANAFRRFWNISLPMIRPFIFFAITMTIIGNLQMFEEPFVLTRGTGGTGQSGLTISMYLYKVGWEWLEMGTASAISWLLFALIASCTLVQFLFFGKKGLGEH; this is encoded by the coding sequence ATGAATCATACAGCGAGCACAACGATAGAACCTGCGGACAAAAGCCTTTTTTCTCGTCTAAATTTGAAAGCGCTTACACCGTATGGATTCCTTCTGCCGTTTCTGATCATTTTTTCTGTATTTGGGATCTTCCCGCTGTTGTTCTCTGTTTACCTGTCGTTCCACGAATGGAACCCAGTACAGGGCATGGACGCAATGCAGTTCGTTGGTTTTGAGAACTATCACATTGCCTTGACTGACCCGTGGCTATGGCGTTCATTAAAGAACACATTGTGGTTAGCAATCACATCGGGTGTGGCTCAGCATTTAGTTGCTATTCCAGTAGCTTACATGTTGGTTTCAATGGGTGACCGTATGCGTCACTGGCTAACATCGGCTTACTTTCTACCGTTCATCACATCAACGGTCGCAGCGTCACTGATTTTCTTCAATATGTATTCTCCTAACTCAGGAATCATTAACCAAACGCTGATGGCACTGGCCGATAGCACACTGTTTGGTTGGGCATTTGCTTGGGTTAACGATTTTCAACCAATCCGTTGGTTAGACGATGCCACTATGGTGAAGCCGTCTATCGCGATCATGGTTTTCTGGAAATACACTGGTTTTAACATCGTCCTTTACACCACAGGTTTAATGACGATTCCTAAAGACATTTTAGAAGCTGCTCGTATGGATGGTGCTAATGCTTTCCGCCGCTTCTGGAACATCTCACTACCAATGATTCGTCCATTCATCTTCTTTGCAATCACCATGACCATCATCGGTAACCTGCAAATGTTTGAAGAACCGTTCGTTCTAACGCGTGGCACAGGTGGTACAGGTCAATCTGGTTTAACTATCTCTATGTACCTCTACAAAGTGGGTTGGGAATGGTTAGAAATGGGCACAGCGTCAGCGATTTCATGGCTTCTGTTTGCACTCATCGCGTCTTGTACTTTGGTTCAATTTTTATTCTTCGGTAAGAAAGGCTTAGGGGAACATTAA
- a CDS encoding carbohydrate ABC transporter permease, translated as MPSERTMYIMTKILMVMLGILLIVSAIITVFPFVWSALLSTRDRSEIFGSGISFAIGDSLMVNYAKLLEIMPFWKAMFNSIYVAFLGTTISLLFCSMGGYAFAVFKFRGKNVLFGMLVGSMAIPPVLSLIPYFMIVKFLGLLDNHMAVWLPFTTTPFGIFLMRQHVIASIPKELLEAAKLDGAGEFRTYWSVVLPLMKPALATLAIVQFVFFWNMFMQPLVVLNNPDNYVITQALRSVQGIPNTPWGAVMLGTTISILPLVITYLFASKQMISGLTSGAVKG; from the coding sequence ATGCCAAGCGAACGCACCATGTACATCATGACTAAGATCTTGATGGTCATGCTCGGTATATTACTGATTGTTTCCGCAATCATTACAGTGTTCCCGTTTGTGTGGTCAGCTCTGCTTTCAACACGTGACCGTTCGGAAATCTTCGGTTCAGGCATCAGCTTCGCTATTGGCGATAGCCTGATGGTGAACTACGCAAAACTGCTGGAAATCATGCCGTTTTGGAAAGCGATGTTTAACTCGATCTACGTGGCCTTCTTAGGCACCACCATCTCGCTGCTGTTTTGTAGCATGGGTGGCTACGCATTTGCTGTGTTTAAGTTCCGCGGTAAGAACGTGTTGTTCGGCATGCTGGTTGGCTCAATGGCGATTCCGCCTGTGCTTAGCCTGATCCCTTACTTCATGATCGTGAAATTCTTAGGCTTGCTGGATAACCACATGGCGGTATGGCTACCGTTCACCACCACACCATTTGGTATCTTCTTGATGCGTCAGCACGTGATTGCATCGATTCCTAAAGAGCTATTAGAAGCAGCGAAGTTAGATGGCGCAGGTGAGTTCAGAACGTACTGGAGTGTGGTGCTGCCACTGATGAAACCAGCACTAGCAACATTAGCTATCGTACAGTTCGTCTTCTTCTGGAATATGTTTATGCAGCCTCTCGTGGTGCTAAACAACCCTGACAATTACGTCATCACACAAGCACTACGAAGTGTTCAAGGCATTCCGAATACGCCATGGGGCGCGGTAATGCTAGGTACCACAATTTCTATTTTACCACTCGTGATTACATACCTGTTCGCATCGAAACAGATGATCAGTGGTTTAACGTCCGGCGCAGTTAAAGGTTAG
- a CDS encoding GH1 family beta-glucosidase: MNKFQLPSDSKLRSKEFVFGVATSSYQIEGGVEEGGRTPSIWDTFCKKPGKVDNGDNGDVACDHYHLWQQDIEMIQGLGVDAYRLSIAWPRILPQDGVVNQQGLEFYEQIIDECHARGMKVYVTLYHWDLPQYLEDKGGWLNRETSYKFAEYAEVVSNYFGDKIDVYTTLNEPFVSAFLGYRWGEHAPGIKGEKEGYLASHHLMLAHGLAMPILRKNAPHAKHGVVFNATPAYPLTPQDQGAADYCEAENYHWFIDPVLKGEYPQLVVERQAMNMPMILEGDLDIISAPVDYIGINYYTRNVARFNENGDIESVKQTDAEHTYIGWEINPQGLTDLLVRLDARYENMPPIYITENGAAGNDERVNGQVMDDQRVRYFQGHIEAVHNAVEAGVKVDGYFAWSLMDNFEWAFGYCQRFGIVHVDYTTQERTLKQSAIAYRNMLQERAEENR, from the coding sequence ATGAATAAATTTCAACTTCCAAGTGATTCAAAGTTACGCAGTAAGGAATTTGTATTCGGTGTCGCGACATCTTCATACCAAATTGAAGGCGGCGTTGAAGAGGGCGGTCGTACACCGTCTATCTGGGACACGTTTTGTAAGAAGCCGGGTAAGGTAGATAACGGCGACAATGGTGATGTGGCGTGCGACCACTACCACTTGTGGCAACAAGATATCGAGATGATTCAAGGCCTCGGCGTTGACGCTTACCGCCTGTCAATTGCATGGCCACGCATCCTGCCGCAAGACGGTGTGGTGAATCAGCAAGGCTTAGAGTTCTATGAGCAGATCATTGATGAGTGCCATGCTCGTGGCATGAAGGTTTACGTAACGCTTTATCACTGGGATCTGCCGCAATACCTTGAAGACAAAGGTGGTTGGTTAAACCGTGAAACGTCTTACAAGTTCGCAGAATACGCAGAAGTGGTGAGTAACTATTTTGGCGACAAGATTGATGTTTACACAACATTGAACGAACCGTTTGTGTCTGCGTTCCTAGGTTACCGTTGGGGCGAGCACGCGCCAGGCATCAAAGGTGAGAAAGAGGGCTACTTAGCTTCTCACCACCTAATGTTGGCACACGGTTTGGCGATGCCGATTCTGCGTAAGAATGCGCCTCATGCTAAGCATGGCGTGGTATTTAACGCGACTCCGGCTTACCCACTAACACCGCAAGATCAAGGTGCTGCAGATTACTGCGAAGCGGAGAACTACCACTGGTTCATCGACCCAGTATTGAAAGGTGAATACCCACAGTTGGTCGTCGAGCGCCAAGCGATGAACATGCCGATGATTCTAGAGGGCGATCTAGACATCATCAGTGCACCAGTTGATTACATCGGTATCAATTACTACACACGCAATGTCGCTCGCTTCAACGAGAACGGCGACATTGAATCAGTAAAACAGACTGACGCTGAACACACTTACATTGGCTGGGAAATCAATCCACAAGGCCTTACCGATTTATTGGTAAGACTGGACGCTCGTTACGAAAATATGCCGCCTATCTACATTACAGAGAACGGTGCAGCAGGTAACGACGAGCGTGTTAACGGACAAGTGATGGATGACCAACGTGTTCGTTACTTCCAAGGCCACATCGAAGCTGTTCACAATGCAGTTGAAGCCGGTGTGAAAGTGGATGGTTACTTCGCTTGGAGCCTGATGGATAACTTTGAGTGGGCCTTCGGCTACTGCCAACGTTTTGGCATCGTCCATGTTGATTACACCACCCAAGAAAGAACACTGAAACAGAGCGCAATTGCGTACCGAAACATGCTTCAAGAGCGCGCTGAGGAGAACAGATAA
- the ugpC gene encoding sn-glycerol-3-phosphate ABC transporter ATP-binding protein UgpC, whose protein sequence is MAKVEFKNIKKSFGDVEVVKEFDFTVEDGEFVVFLGPSGCGKSTTLRMLAGLESISSGDIVVGGKVMNKVDAKDRDLAMVFQSYALYPHMTVYENIAFALKLKGMPKAEIDVEVLKAAKMLELDPLLNRKPKELSGGQRQRVAMGRAMVRTPKVFLFDEPLSNLDAKLRGVMREEIKHLHRELKTTTIYVTHDQIEAMTLADRIVILKDGYVAQVGTPTEVFQRPANKFVAQFIGNPSMNMLEAKLIEKEGEYFVELGDVHIPLPERFKSLASKNLALHFGVRPTDIHLRAEQVDHDRVLPFPVKIKDKELLGASILLKTEIGGQPLMIETQAAEVDVKELTLYLDLDAFHLFDALSENSLAS, encoded by the coding sequence ATGGCTAAAGTAGAATTTAAGAACATCAAAAAATCATTCGGTGATGTTGAGGTTGTAAAAGAGTTTGATTTTACGGTTGAAGACGGTGAGTTCGTGGTTTTCCTTGGCCCATCTGGCTGTGGTAAGTCGACTACACTACGTATGCTTGCTGGCCTAGAGAGCATCAGCTCTGGTGACATCGTGGTTGGTGGCAAAGTGATGAATAAGGTCGATGCTAAAGACCGCGACTTAGCGATGGTATTCCAAAGCTACGCACTGTACCCACACATGACTGTGTACGAGAACATCGCTTTCGCTCTAAAACTTAAGGGCATGCCGAAAGCAGAAATCGACGTAGAAGTGCTAAAAGCGGCGAAAATGCTGGAGCTTGATCCTCTACTGAACCGTAAGCCAAAAGAGCTTTCTGGTGGTCAGCGTCAGCGTGTGGCAATGGGCCGAGCGATGGTTCGTACACCGAAAGTGTTCTTGTTTGATGAGCCGCTATCTAACCTAGATGCCAAACTGCGTGGTGTGATGCGTGAAGAGATCAAACACCTACACCGTGAACTTAAAACCACCACGATCTACGTAACGCACGATCAGATCGAAGCGATGACGTTGGCGGACAGAATCGTGATCCTGAAAGACGGTTATGTGGCTCAAGTGGGTACACCAACCGAGGTGTTCCAACGCCCTGCAAACAAGTTTGTCGCGCAATTCATTGGTAACCCGTCAATGAACATGTTGGAAGCGAAACTGATTGAAAAAGAAGGCGAATACTTCGTTGAACTTGGCGATGTTCACATTCCACTGCCGGAGCGTTTTAAGTCTCTGGCCTCTAAAAACCTAGCGCTGCATTTTGGTGTTCGTCCAACAGACATCCACCTACGTGCAGAGCAAGTGGACCACGACCGTGTGCTGCCATTCCCTGTGAAAATCAAAGACAAGGAACTGTTGGGCGCGAGCATTCTTCTGAAAACAGAAATCGGCGGCCAACCGCTGATGATTGAAACCCAAGCTGCTGAGGTAGATGTGAAAGAGCTGACTCTTTACTTGGATTTGGATGCTTTCCACCTGTTTGACGCACTGAGTGAGAACTCGCTAGCGAGCTAG
- a CDS encoding glycosyl transferase, which produces MMKFGYFDDKNKEYVATTPCTPIKWCNYVGTLDFGGIVDSNGGVLLCKGDPALNRITKYIAQLPNSDFKGSTMYLKVRDEAGNVEVFSPFYTPTLKPLDKFENHTGLSYTTIIAEAFGVRCEATFFVPKADQVLLQDIKVTNISDKALHVDVVPVYEFTHFDALKQLLNADWVPQTMTLKAHQQESGHTVLEQYAFMKRDYAVNLMTADRPATSFDGDRQSFLGQFGYGTWAAPQAIENDELGNTECLRGDNIGALNLRLGWLSPEQTERTVVQIAQEESLEAGLPLLAKYRDHQVVDSAFVELAEHWDSYLQAVQVETPDPAMNSMLNVHNPRQCHTTKNWSRYLSLYQLGYGARGIGFRDSSQDTLGVITHMPEEAREFIERLLSVQNTNGSAMHQFFPSTMEANAGDSREEEDRPDYYGDDHLWIIYAVTQYVKETGNADFLNKEIPFYQKDKAGNPVETGTVWDHLCRAIEFTYTNTGEHGLPLLGFADWNDTVNLPTGAESMMVANMYGKALLDMLDLCELRGEAQLTTKFKDQYQQMQSTVNECGWDGEWFVRYFDEQGLPIGSHRNEQGQIYTNGQSWPVISGFATQERATQALDSVYNKLNTTNGIKLSTPGYNGFDPQLGGVSTYPPGAKENGGIFLHSNPWVMIAEAKMGNGERAYEYYRQINPASKNDDIDTFESEPYCYPQNILGDEHKQFGLGRNAWLSGTSSWTYVAGTQWILGVRPEVDGLLVDPCIPAEWPEFKVRRQFRGATYNIHVTNPNNVCKGVVEMKVNGDLISGNKAPVFTSGEHTVEVVLG; this is translated from the coding sequence ATGATGAAATTCGGATATTTTGACGATAAAAACAAAGAATACGTAGCAACCACACCATGCACACCGATCAAATGGTGTAACTATGTGGGCACATTAGATTTCGGTGGCATTGTCGATAGCAACGGCGGCGTGCTGTTGTGTAAGGGCGACCCGGCACTCAACCGTATCACCAAGTACATTGCTCAACTACCAAACTCAGATTTCAAAGGCTCGACCATGTACCTCAAGGTGCGCGATGAAGCGGGCAACGTAGAGGTGTTCTCACCTTTCTATACACCAACCTTGAAGCCGCTGGATAAGTTTGAAAACCATACAGGCCTGTCTTACACCACCATCATTGCAGAAGCGTTTGGTGTGCGTTGTGAAGCGACCTTCTTCGTACCAAAAGCTGACCAAGTATTGCTGCAAGACATCAAGGTCACCAACATTTCAGACAAAGCGCTGCACGTTGATGTAGTGCCAGTCTACGAATTCACACACTTCGATGCACTTAAGCAGTTACTGAATGCCGATTGGGTACCACAAACCATGACGCTGAAAGCGCACCAGCAAGAGTCGGGTCACACCGTGCTTGAGCAGTATGCCTTCATGAAGCGCGACTACGCGGTAAACCTGATGACCGCAGATCGCCCTGCGACTTCATTCGACGGTGATCGCCAGTCATTCCTAGGTCAGTTTGGCTATGGTACATGGGCTGCGCCGCAAGCGATAGAAAACGACGAGCTTGGCAACACCGAGTGTTTGCGCGGCGATAACATTGGTGCACTTAACCTACGTCTGGGTTGGTTATCTCCAGAGCAGACAGAACGTACGGTCGTACAGATCGCACAAGAAGAGAGCCTAGAAGCTGGATTGCCTTTGTTAGCTAAATACCGTGACCATCAAGTGGTCGATTCGGCTTTCGTTGAGCTGGCTGAACACTGGGACTCTTACCTACAAGCAGTTCAGGTCGAAACGCCAGACCCAGCAATGAACTCAATGCTTAATGTCCACAACCCGCGTCAGTGTCACACTACCAAAAACTGGTCTCGTTACTTGTCTCTTTATCAGCTTGGCTATGGCGCTCGTGGTATCGGTTTCCGTGACTCTTCGCAAGATACGTTGGGCGTGATTACTCACATGCCAGAAGAGGCGCGAGAGTTCATTGAGCGTCTGCTGTCTGTGCAAAACACTAATGGTTCTGCGATGCACCAGTTCTTCCCGTCAACGATGGAAGCGAACGCGGGTGACTCGCGTGAAGAAGAAGATCGCCCGGATTACTACGGTGACGATCATCTGTGGATCATCTACGCAGTCACTCAATATGTGAAAGAAACGGGCAATGCAGATTTCTTGAATAAAGAGATTCCGTTCTATCAAAAAGATAAAGCGGGTAACCCTGTGGAAACAGGCACCGTGTGGGATCACCTGTGCCGTGCAATTGAATTTACGTACACCAATACGGGTGAGCACGGCCTACCGTTATTAGGTTTTGCTGACTGGAATGATACGGTGAACCTGCCAACGGGTGCTGAGTCGATGATGGTAGCCAACATGTACGGCAAAGCCCTGCTCGATATGCTGGACCTTTGTGAGTTGCGTGGTGAAGCGCAGCTAACAACCAAGTTTAAAGATCAGTACCAACAGATGCAGAGCACAGTCAATGAGTGCGGTTGGGATGGCGAATGGTTTGTGCGTTACTTTGATGAGCAAGGCCTGCCGATTGGTTCTCACAGGAATGAGCAAGGGCAGATCTACACTAACGGTCAAAGTTGGCCTGTGATTTCTGGTTTCGCAACACAAGAGCGTGCTACACAAGCGCTAGACTCGGTTTACAACAAGCTGAACACGACCAATGGTATCAAGCTTTCAACTCCTGGTTACAATGGCTTTGATCCGCAACTTGGTGGCGTTTCGACATACCCACCGGGTGCGAAAGAGAACGGCGGTATATTCCTGCATTCAAACCCATGGGTGATGATAGCGGAAGCGAAAATGGGCAACGGCGAGCGTGCTTATGAGTACTACCGTCAAATTAATCCGGCTTCGAAGAACGACGATATTGATACCTTCGAATCGGAGCCATACTGCTACCCGCAAAACATCTTGGGTGACGAACATAAACAGTTCGGCCTAGGTCGTAATGCATGGCTGTCGGGTACTTCATCTTGGACATACGTTGCGGGTACGCAATGGATTCTGGGTGTTCGCCCTGAAGTGGATGGCTTGCTGGTGGACCCTTGTATTCCGGCTGAGTGGCCTGAGTTTAAAGTCCGTCGTCAGTTCCGCGGTGCAACATACAACATTCATGTCACGAACCCGAATAACGTGTGTAAGGGCGTGGTTGAGATGAAGGTTAATGGTGACCTGATTTCAGGTAACAAAGCACCGGTATTTACATCGGGTGAGCACACGGTAGAAGTGGTTTTAGGTTAA
- a CDS encoding aldose 1-epimerase, whose protein sequence is MFKIINEKFGNIDSVTLINHQHGIELQIINGFGAVINKYIVNNSPFSFICGYQNYDELINQHPFFSRSAKLFPFPNRLNLGRYSFDNQNHQLPANFPWSDHAVHGLLYNQPFSITNSQANEESASVTLQYQTSSLHPAFPFAFNLEVTFTIDITGKLSCSTTASNCGDFAFPYGDAWHPYFSLGTDLKQCGLTMSPCAEVIHDNDLPNGEKQAFDRLSLDDSLTNQSLNHCFEFDSKITNQLTFTRSDSSAAIHYQQDASYPFVQLYTPTSEQSIAIEPMTCPADAFNNQIGLLTLSPNQSQTFTWQCQATYQPK, encoded by the coding sequence ATGTTTAAAATTATAAATGAAAAATTTGGAAATATTGACTCTGTCACATTAATAAACCACCAGCATGGTATAGAACTTCAAATAATCAATGGATTTGGTGCTGTTATAAATAAATATATTGTAAATAACAGCCCCTTCTCTTTTATTTGTGGTTATCAGAATTATGATGAACTGATCAACCAACATCCGTTCTTTTCCCGCAGTGCTAAATTATTCCCTTTTCCAAACCGTTTAAACTTAGGTCGTTACAGTTTCGATAACCAAAACCATCAACTCCCGGCTAACTTTCCTTGGTCTGATCACGCCGTACATGGCCTGCTCTACAACCAACCTTTTTCAATCACAAACAGCCAAGCCAATGAAGAGTCCGCCAGTGTGACGCTGCAGTATCAAACGTCATCTTTGCACCCTGCTTTCCCGTTCGCTTTTAACCTTGAAGTCACCTTCACTATCGACATCACAGGCAAGCTCTCTTGCTCGACAACTGCCTCTAATTGTGGTGATTTCGCCTTCCCATACGGTGATGCTTGGCATCCTTATTTCTCGCTTGGCACTGACTTGAAACAGTGTGGGCTTACCATGTCACCTTGTGCTGAGGTCATACACGATAACGACCTGCCTAATGGTGAAAAACAGGCTTTTGACCGTTTGTCTTTGGATGATTCCCTGACCAATCAAAGCCTAAACCACTGCTTTGAATTTGATTCGAAGATAACCAACCAGCTGACTTTCACACGCTCAGATTCATCTGCCGCGATTCACTATCAACAAGATGCGAGCTACCCATTTGTTCAGCTGTACACCCCAACGAGTGAGCAAAGTATTGCAATAGAACCAATGACTTGCCCTGCCGATGCTTTCAATAACCAGATTGGCTTACTGACGCTGAGCCCGAACCAATCTCAAACCTTCACTTGGCAATGCCAAGCCACCTATCAACCCAAATAA